The stretch of DNA tttttaaaagataattttttaaaagttataatatttatgtttggtaaatcaaattgaaaatgAAGGTTCAGTAGTTAGCTTGCTAGTTTGTTTAAGCAAGTGTTAGGGGTTCGAATCTCACCTTGTGCATGTAACAATTTATTGGCCAGCCGCAAATCCTTAAATACAGTTTCTATTTGCGACGGATTAGTCTTTGGTCTGTCAGGTTAGGAGATattgtgaaaaacaaaaaaatgaaaatgacttTCAATAAAGGGAGTTACTCAAATGAAAATgccaaaaatatctttttatgaaGATACTTTGTATAAAAGTGTGATTATTTATTTGaccatattttaaataaaaacaacacTTTTATAATTCATCATCCAATATTCAAATTATTGGAGTATCTACCTTCAATAAATATAAGTAACATTAattgtatttgtatttgataaaataatttttaaaatttaaaaagaccataataagtataaatataagaaaaaattttgacatttaataatatatgagattatacaaaattttttaattttaataaatacaaattaactttgaaaaatagatttggatcctctaaattttagattttacttTAAAGGGTAAAGTGTGATatctcaccatttatttcatAGATGGGACAAAAAAAAATGAGGGAGAAAACATTCAAAAGTGAGAAATCACACTTTACCATAttaagtaaaaattcaaaatttagataaccaaatttttaaaaaatacttctttaaatactatttaaataatctctaacttttaaaaatataaacacaagcacataactttttttatttacgaAATACAAAATAAGGTTACATATGtctcgaaaaaaaatttaataaaccaGACCTAAATCCATcttaaaattacataatattccACATGCATACATCTCTTAGTTTGTTATGTAATTATATACTAATCTTCTTAAAAGACAagttgatattatttttttaggagATGTTGTAATACAAATCTATTGAGTGtaacaatacaaaaaaaagggaaaattttagcatatatttttattattataaaataattgtgTAATATCACTTAATTTTATGAGAAATcagtatgatttttttttaatagaaaaaggTTCATTTTATAGAATTGGAAGGAAAGGGATTTGACTTATGAGTTGNNNNNNNNNNNNNNNNNNNGCAAGAATGTTTTAGTatgaccaaaaagaaaaaaaaaaaaaaagcaagaatGTTTTAGGAGCCTTGTTAAGGGAAAAAAGGTGATTTAAGACGCTAACATTTCTCTTGAGAAAACCATTTGcgaatttttattataaacttATACCAGAAACTTTAACGTGGTTAAAACAGAATTGGAATAGCATAAATTCGTTTATTTTTATAACCATAATATAAAGCCAGAATAATTTAGTTACCTTCTAGAAATTAATATGGAATTCCGTTTCACTAGATAATCCAACATTGCAACCACGTGTGTATGGCAGCTATCAAATAGTCCTTTAATAAGATATTAAAAGttcgattttattttgaattaaaaaatattttacggTCAGTTTTAtgataaatacaaataataaaaacaaacaaagaatAGACATTACTTATTGAATCAAAATACAGACGGATTAGATGTGACAAAAGTACctatatatcttatttttattcatgaaattcaacgtaataattttttaggcaatttactaatttaaaataattggtTGAATTCTTTACTAGATTACATTTGGAAATTGCATACCATTTTgtcttgtttaattttatatagaAACCGTGGGAGGCAACTACGGTTTCAAAATCAACATAAACCGTAGCTGGTAGCCAGGTTTTATGAGGAAAGCAATTTGAGTGGAAACCGTGGTAGGCAGCCACGGTTTACGTAAAGAAAGAGATAagcataaaccgtggtaggcagccacggtttatgaaaAAATGGTTTCGTACATAAAATCCTAGAGGCAGCCACGGTTTATGAGTGTGTAGTATAAATAGCAAAGCCGTGGCTGGTGAGGGCGGATCATTTGTGAGATTTGTAAGTAAGGAGAAGGTTGGTGggtgagagagaaaaaaagtttTGTTGGTTAAGTTGATTGTTTGAGAAGTTGAACCGGCTTAGTGGAGAACCAATGAAAGCAGAAGACCGGATGTACCGGTTAAATGGCGTTGCGCATGTGGTTGGATTTATCGACCAAGAGGTTGGTTAAACcggttttttattattaatttttgtttaatgttgttattattaatgtTGTTATTCTTGGATCTTCTGGAGATTTCCTTGTCTGAGGCCAAGTGATTTCAACAGATTCGGGTTTCCACTTGCATCCAGGTAAAGAAATATGATTCTAGAGTTAAAAATTGTTCATTTACATCTCCCATTACAtgttatgacattctttaaattGAACTTGTAGGTGGGCTGAGTATCTACCGAGGAACGATGCAGTAGATCAAAGAGTGGTGGCTGCACGCCTTTGTTTGGATAGATTGCGTGTGCATGATGTGAGTAATTTATTTATAGTTGATACAGTTATGTTTTCCAtgttataaaatttgttttacGTAACGTTTCATTATGTGATGTAGATCGTGTGGGAGCCCTATTCCTCTCCGGATGTCGCAGCTGTTGTTCATCCGGAGATACTACTTGACGAGCACCGCAGGCTATGGACGGCAGTTACCAGTCTCATTTATTTTGCTGCGATTGAGTGGCACCAGGTGGATAGGGTTATGCCTCAGTTCGGCGGGGTTCAACATCTCCCTCATTTGGCTCTTAACATAGATTGGCTTCATGTGAAGGACGGCAGGGGTGGAGATAGGTGGTTCCCCTCCTATTATCGGGAGTGGCATGAGCATTGGCAGGATCGGCATGCCTCAGTTTTACCGGTTGACCGAGTCGCTGATCCTGGGCCATCAGCTGAGTACCTGGACTGGTGGTGTCGTGTGGCCCACAGATTTTTATCCCCGGAGGTTGCATTTCAGGATCCCAGGCCTATTGTGTTGACTGAGGAGGCTCGTCATAGAGGGTCATCCCAGGCACCTCCTATGGTGCAGGTTGTCGACAGACCGGACAACCGCCGCGTGGACCGGCGTAGGCGTATCGGCACACGTACTACGGATCGAGAGTGGCGATGGCTGGCCGACCACTTAGAGGAGGAGCAAGCTGTTGGTGATCATGGAGGTGATATTAATCATCGTGTTCCGAGACGTAGGGCCAGACGACATGGTCAGCGGGATGGTGGTGGACGGGCCCGTGGTAGAGGACCATCTGGAGAGTATCACAGTGGTCAGCATGCTGTTGGTGAGGACATTGGTGGTGTGGCCACAGGGATGGATCAGGCTACGTACGAGGTGGGGGGTTCTTCTCAGATGTTCGAGAGTGTTGACCCGCAGGCGTTCGCCAACTTTACTACTGCGGCCGTCGGTATGGACATTGATGATCCTGTAAGTCAGTCAGAGTTCTTCAGAGATATAGCAGACATCTTGGGGGAGGATGATGGCACTCATTATAGGCCACAGATGGATGAAGTACATTCACAGTTTGCCGAGCACCAGCCACATGTTCAGGATGTACAGCCAGGTTTGCCGGTTGACCTGAACGAGCCTGCGGCTTCACCATCGGACCCATGGTTCGCGTTGGGAGGTACCCCAGTTTCGGCTTTCAGCGTAGTTCCTCCTCAGGCACCGGTGCCACAGGTGGATCAGAGACCGCGGAGGGTTCGTCGTGCTCCTTTATGTGGCACTGGAGGTCACCTTATTGGTCAGTTGCACGATGACGACAGTGACACGATCGAGGACTCTGATTAGTTAGCTATGTATTTTCCATTTGTCTATGTACTTTCTTTCATTATGTACTTGGATTAATGTTTAAACATTTATTATGCTTTCCGGTGTTGTATCTGAATGCGATGTATCTCACTATTAAGTATGATTAATGATGTAGTCGTTTCGACTTTGTTTGTATAAACAACACAATGACATTAACACTAAATTAAGCTGTCTTAATTTACCAACTCAACAAACAAATATTCTTACATGACGATACAGAAACATATGAATAACACCAATGCTAGTTATAAGACAGAAATTTAACTTACATTAATAACCCAACAACAAGCTAAATAATACATCCTAATTATCCCCGCGAGCAATATCTCTTCGCTGGCCACAGTTCCTCCGCGTATGACCTGGCTGTCGACAGAGGCCACAGCGCTTGGGCTGGTTCTCAGCAGATCGATCCATGGCACCGCGGATCCTAGTTGCCTTCGGACGACCTTCCCTCGCTCGCCTCATGTTAGGATCAGGGATGATAGTTGGCCCAGCATATGGTGGCCATAGGCCTTCTGGGATGGGTGGAACAAACCCGTGACTGTAAACTTTGAACACCTCACTCATACGATACACCTCATGCACATATGCTGCCCAATTAAGCCGCGAGTGGGCGCAACAAGCAATCGCGTGACAACATGGATAATGGAGTGCCTGAAAGTACCCACAATCACATGTGTGATCCTTCAGCGAGACTCTATAGCTACCTAACGAGAAGTTTCCAGTCGGTGTCGTCTCAGCAACCGTGTACTCCGACTGGTGCCTGTCGTACAAGGTGACGGTGAAGCACCTTGACTCTCTTATGTTCCTTTCAATACCCTTGACCAATGCCTGACAAAATTCTTGTCCAGATCCAACTTGCGCCTCTGCTGTTTGTCCCCGGAGAACGAATAGCTCAGCAAGCCTTCCGTATGTGGACTTTACCAACGACGTGACAGGGAGGTTGCGAGTTCCCTTTAAGACGGAGTTAACACATTCACTGATGTTTGTCGTCATGTGCCCGAACCGTCTACCGCTATCCTGGTGTTGCGTCCACTTTTCATACTCCATCCGGTTCGCCCAGTCACACATGGCCGGATTCTCTGTACGCATGATGTCGAACCAGTAACAGAACTCTGCCTCAGTTTTTGCGTACGCAGCATTAACCAGCATTCTTCTCACATCTTTACCTTTAAAAGAAAGGCTGAAATTTGCTGCCACATGACGGATACAGTACGCCCGATAAGCACGTGGGGGCAGCCAACCATTCACGGGATCCTCAAGTGCAGACTTGATACCGTTATGCCTGTCTGAGATAACAAGGATACCCTCTTGTGGAGTCTCACATGTGTTCTTAAGTTGGACAAGAAAAAAGCCCATGACTCGGCATTTTCCCCCTCCACAAGGGCGAATGCTATCGGGAGGATGTTAGAGTTCCCATCCTGTGCAATCGCCAACAGTAAGGTGCCTCCATATTTGCCGTACAAGTGGGTACCGTCAATACTCACAAGCGGCTTGCAATGTTGGAAGGCCTCAACGCAAGGTGGAAATGTCCAGAACAGACGATGAAAGTACACTGTTGACTCATCAATCGGTCCACAACTCTAACAGGAGACGTCTGCAACACAGTAACTGTCCCGAGCATCGTCAACTCCACTTCTAGCATCCAACGTGGCAACTCGGCATAAGACTCTTCCCAATCTCCATATATTTGTGCAACTGCCTTCTGTTTTGCTTTCCAAACCTTCCGGTAACTGGGCTTGAAGCCGTAATCAGCTTCAGTTGCTTGTTGCAACACCTTGATCGGTACTGCAGCATCCGCACTAACCAACGGAAAAATCCTCGCACAGATAACGTGGTAATCAAGCTGACGGTGATCACTGGAAATAGATGTAGCTAAGCAAGTGTGGGGACCGTTGTACCTCCTAACCTCCCAAGTGCCCTTCCGTGCACGGAGCGAAATCCGAATCAGCCAACTACAACTTTTGCCGAAATCCTTGCACTTTCCATGATACTTCAAATGGTCCGATTCCAACACTCGGTACTCAACACCTCGACGGATGCTATAGTCCTTCACACTAAGAACAGCTTCATCTTTACTCTGGAAGGATTGCCCAATCTGAAATTCGGTTGACAATCCACCAACTGTAGCAATTCCCGCCGAGTGTTCACCCAGAGGCTCCAAGTTTAGCGTCGAGAAGTGTGGAGGGTAATGCTGTATGCCGAAACTTGAAGGACCTTGTTGTGCATGTGGATTAGCACCGATGTCATCATCGCTGTCCCCAAAGATATTTACAGGCTCCTGGTCAGAGTCATCATCCCGCATTGCATTCTCTACTTGATCAGGTTCCCCGAATCCTTGACGTTCATCATCTGTGGCACGACCTGCCACCGTTGGTACCAGATCAGCCGCAAAGGAAGGTGAGGCAACCTGCGGAACAGATGGCCGAATCGCTGGCACCGAGCAAGACGCACCGCCTGCGGCAGTCGAGCTATGAACAGGAGCCGATTCCCCAGAACTATCCAGAGTTACCTCCAACTTCGCATACAACTCGTGTATTCTGACCTCAGGAAAACTCCTTACACAATGAAACAGAACCCTAATATCTTCGTCAGCCGCTAACACGAATGTATCATACATCACACCGCTGGAAACTACAGCGATGGGAATCTTGTAGAAGATCTTCTTCACAAACTTGCTCCCAAAAACCCCAAGCTTCTGCAAGATGCTGCTCTTCAAATCTGACAAACTGTTTGACGAAGTAACAAATACACTCAACGGTTCTCtatcagtgaacttcacaccatattttttgcttttttttttatttttccagagCAATGCACTAAGACAAGAACACACTCTTCCTCACTTGACATTGTGATAATGATCTCCTCAGCAGCTACATTCTCACTCGAATATATATAGATTTTCATTATACATAAATCGTTCTAGGTTACAGGGTTTTATGCCCATTGGGTGgccttcataaaccgtggttgCCAGCCACGTTTCATGCTTTTCcttcttcataaaccgtggctaCCTTCAGCGGTTTCTTAGTTTCACTAATAAAGAGTAAACCGTGGCTGCCTACCACGGTTTACGTTGTGCATTTCCAACATGTAAAACCTCCCTGCCAGCCACGGTTTATGTGTATCTAGAAACCGTGGTTGGCTCCCACGGTTTACATACAAAACGAATCAAGACATTCAGGTATCAATATCTCTATTGTTGTAATCTGGTAAACAAAtctcttctttattttaatttggtcatttgccctaattttttttggaatgaAAACTTTCGATCCGAAATTCGTTAGGAATGTAACACGCTAAATGATCTTAAGCTTTACCTCATACcgtaaaataaaagttaatcaaATGTTACGATAATTATAAGGCTTATATGTAACACCCTatcatacagagtcttatgcttaagtcacaattcagagatggcaaggtattacgacctctaaaataaaaatttagtacatatagtagtatgaataaggtttataactaggagcctttatagaaaaaggggtaaacaaaaatcgcaactcgaaagcgcaacactccgattgataacgtaacgaataaggataaaccaacgcgagattatatatataccaaggagtgtcaaaaacaggaatatcaagactcaaaatctggCTGCGAAGATAATCGATCCGAAcgtagcaatatatacatatgataaaataaggaaaccgcaaaggaaacccaaagggacacaaatacagaaacctattctccaaaatctcccataagataagtcatcatagtttgtattatttaatggagataaaagtatctaagcaaaacatataaactaaacagagtccccaagaacaaaggatctttgctaaaccagaagtctccagcaggcctcagcgagaaacctcacgtcctgcatctgaaaaccacaaaatccgcataggtgagaaccagaggtccccagcatagtaacagcttccacatatataatacataataatagaggaaagccaaaggcaatcctagaacttcctccagataatatcaaaagcttataaacaagctaaaccatatgtgGCGACTGACTAAAggttcttcagtctaactaatacttccctttttaattccttcagacctcccatccaccagcaggagtataatgtagcaaacacagttatatcaaataagaaatatacaaataggaacaaataaggcatttaaacaattagcaagtaatatgcagttaaataggcaatctcaaacaattcatatagtatgcatatgatgaatgcctgtccctagtggctgataatatcatctgtcggttatagagccaacccgacaagtcctagtagctaaccattggaatgtccctctgtcgcgcatccccaactcgagttatactcatcataaacatgatcataatcatgatctatatccatcacctttactggtgaatatttacgggggcgagcttatccggggctttcacagtgcccggccacccttacgacatagggtcaaaagagcttcgattctcaacctggagcacgtggtggctagctactgcttccttccagggaaactctcatctccaacagtggaagtgcaacattcacaattcattcaacagcatatatgcatttatacttatccataatcatggctccgccgtaacacggcaataatctagccatccggctcacggttaaatccataaccagccattcgactcacggttaaatccataaccagccatttcattaacaatCACGGCCCTTCTGCCCATGGCATAgcaagcacttccaccgccatcctccgcctctcacataatcatctttgatcctcattgatcattcattttcccttgcttcactcgcaagttaccacattcccTAGCTCCTTTTCTAGTAGCTatgcatatcataatgatttaagacataaatggtaAAATCgaaggcttagaagtatgagatttgacttttaaaactcaaaaatcaacttggAATGAAAACgggaccacgcgtacgcgcactccacgcgcacgcgtggatggccacaaaactcatcgacgcgtatgcatcatgtacgctaacgcgtggattgaaaattagCCAATTGACGTGCACGTGTCAACCACACGTTcgcgtgggtgctctcgtgccccaggcacaaaccTGGCACAGTTTTGTCATAACTCTCTGggaaatggctgggcattgggtgcagcacattcGGCGCACCCGcacacatcacgcgcacgcgtggatggcgtttacgagaagaacggcgcgtacgcgccaagtgcgcctacgcgcgggggtcattctgctaaaaattttctaagttaaaaactgcagaattcacagattcaaaccccaatcttccgacggacataacttcctcattttaaatcgtttttcacccgttcttcgaacggaaTGGatatcccggatccaatttcatttctaaacagatttggcacaaaacagagatctgtagtccaagttatgtcccgtcaaagtatgtccaaaaaccatatttttcatacaaaaccacaaggtgccattttcaaaacaagtcattttcaactcttttcaaaatcaatcaaaacatgccaacttcattcattttctttgaaatcaatcaaaatatatcaaattcaacatcaagcctcctcacctcacacattgacacattaccacaatttacaaaatcactatcccatcattttaacccacttcacccaagtggttcaaacccaaacacattgacatatcatatattcttcctcatgccaattttcaacaacaccaatttttataaatcatcattgtacacaatcaatatcatactcaccatcaatatggttcaacccacaattcaaccataatcaatcatcaagcatatatcacaacatgcatatttctcatacatcatatcatcaaggcatcaataatcatcatcacatatatgaccacatcatatatatcaaccattcaataataccaacaattcaatgcctatcttagggcctctagcctaagtatttcctaccacattacatattagatacgagaaaccgagaccataccttagccgattttccaagctcaaccggagcacttccaaaccactttttcctcaagctctcaaggcctcaacaccttcaagaacagatttttcaccaccaaagcccttttcaaacttttcaatatcaccaatcaagctccaatattcataCATACataacctaagccacaatcatcatacccatacacaacatctcaatacccaaacatcatagaataacaaattacactaggattgagaatcttaccacatcCAAAGTctaaggagacaagattaaccttctccttcaagagagttgggtcctataacatcaaagagtccaaaatctcaacatttttgctcatgaaactcgaaaacaaggctggaaattcgaagagaaaaatgtggcttacctcaagatttattgtatgggttttgtagagctctccgtggTGAACGCGTgaccgcaaacggagcggcaatcggagctctagatcaaaagttatggtggtttgaagatcaaggaagagaTAGaatttgagagagtgttcttcctcccctcTCTTCAATTTTCAGCGTGTATTAGTgttgtgtgaggagagagagtgctgaaaactagggttttagtttagttatgttgggccaagggtccactttgggtccggttggcccggtttggcccgttcggtccaatcttagtccgaattctataaaattggtatcgaaattctcgtctcaacctcctctatcacatttagcataaaaattacattttggcctttctagaataaattctcatttatgggttaattagccgttaattaaccgggttttacattatacaataatatatatagaaagaaatagTAATTCTAGAAACCCGATGAAAGAAATAAGTTCAAAAACAGAGTTATAAAAGTGTGAAACGTTCACTCGAAACTACAAACTTAAGGCACAAGATATAGatataagataataaaatatatgtatatatatataagagtatAATAATCATAAGATACTAGTCTCAGCCCGCAGAGTTTAGGCCGACTAATTATAAACTAACATACAAAGTTTTGAAAGTTAAAACAACTTATACAATATCTCTCTCAATGTTGACCtctaagacaaataaaatacaaaagtgagagtattaaaaacaaaagtaatCAAAAGACTCTAAAATGAGATAAAAATCTTCCGCTCTACCACCATCACATAACTCACCTAGGTGGATTACGActtgcatatgaaaaacacaataacatatggtatgagaaccgaaggatctcagtatggtaacagtgcccaatatatAAGATGTAAGGTTCCGGAACGCCGAaaacaatcctagaacttcacaccaAATAGATATCCAAGCTtagcaaaataaataacttaaaccataaacaataaatagtgttatctaaacttaggggttttctaactaatactaatcacactgctatatcccacagccttcgccaacCTACCCTCTACGCGATCCCATCGTCACCATCTATCTGACCTTCTCAGCACCAAACAAACACAAGTATATGCAAACAAGTAATACACATGTAATATTCATGTatagcaagtaattcaagaagcaagttgACATATTATACATTTAGGCAAAGTGCAAGTAATCAAAGTAAACGAGCACATAAGAGATACAAATGGTGAATgtctgtcctattggctgtgatatcacatgtcgGTTATAATGCCAAACCCGCCACAAATTCCGGTCGCCAACTCCCGAATTAGTCTCTTTGTTGGGCATACTCAGGAAGAATAATTCCGAATGGATGAGtgcctaccaccttctcctttcagaggAAACGTTTcgagggagagtgccctaccaccttcctctggAAGTCGCATGATCCCGTGGGTTAGTGCTCTACTACCTTGTAACCAGAGAAAAATGTGAGTGGGAAGCCCTGCTTCAACACTCACATTTGAACGTAGGCGGGAGACTGCGACAGCCCTACGACAGAGAATAATGCATGTCACAATCACTTACTTAATCTCAGAGATCACTGCTCATAGCACAAGTATGATTATACTCATCTTATAAACCATAATCAATATCTCAAGTTCATCATCAAATCCACAACTCCACATTTTCATCATACTAATCGTCTTTACAGTACTCTACCACTTCACTCAACTAATCCACCCTCAATACTCCAAAATCCTAAGACTCCATCCTCTAAACTTTTTACCTGAAATTATCTAGTTAATTTACTTATGGTATTCTCTATGCttcaaaaccaaaaaataagTTAAGACACCCTAGATAAGCTTTACGAAAGTTCACAAGCTTGCGGAAAAggtaaaaatagttaaaaacaaggttttcttaaaaaaaggatggtgtgcgtacgcactcCCAGAAAAATTTTCTCAAAGTGTGTGTACGCATAGAGGTGTACGTATGCACACAAGGTAAAATTTTCCATTTTGTGTCCACGCATAGATACGTGCGAACGCCTTCGACAGAAGGCACTTCCCagcatgtgcgtacgcacaacttgcAAATTTCACAGAGTGTGAGTAAGCACCAGAGTGTGCATAtgcacattttaaaaaattatacaatatGTGCATGCACACAGAAACCAGAATTCACAATTTCTGCAACATCACAGAAATCATATTTTTGACACAAACTTCCAacgatcatatctttttttacaaaattccgATTTCCACAAAATCTATACTGTTTTAAAGGTCtttgaattatctttaatttaatacaaaatttaatcaatttcaaaaactgtAGTTCAAGATATGATCCGCCAAAGTTGgcataaaatctatttttaccaAAGACGCTAAAAACTCAAATTTACTAAACTCTCAATTGAAAATCAAACTGCTCACAATCCAAACAATACCAAAAGAACACAAAAGTCCATACCATGCATTCCTCAAACTCAACCATCAATAACATCCCAATTACACTATTTCACACTATCAAAATCCttatttatcaatatttaaattcaaccTAAATCACATCAGAGCTCCTAAATTCCATCATTATTCAACTATACAACATCTAACTTTTAATATCCTAACTTATTAACTCCTTCAACACTTATCATTAACAATACTCATAGTCACCATCAATCAAAATCAACACCAATACCCATCATCCTCCTAATCATACTCCCCCACATACAACTCACTCAACCTTCATTATAATTCATAAACCACACATTCCAAAAACTCcatatcatcattatcatcatcaaacatacaATCACATACAATAAATCATACAACCATTTCATTCAATCATATCTTAAAGgccactagcctaagtttcacgaaacattatatattacataaaggaaatcgaaaccataccttggccgatttccacgCAACTCAAAACACCAAGCTCAAACTCAAAGCTCCAAAACTATCAAACTcactccaacaaacaccaaacctcaatctaacatcatacaacatacaaaacaactaaacacaaggTTTTAGTGAAATCTTACCTTATTCATCGGTATTAGTGGCAATATCCAATAATACTCCAATGCTAGATCACccataaacaacaaaaaacataaagaaaCTCGAAAATCCAAAGccatttttgagtttttcactAGAGCAAAAAACTGGAGCTAGAGAAAGTATTTTTTACTAGCAATGTCTAGCTAGAAACGAAGAGCTCGATGAGAGCTTCGCGTGACTGCAAACGACTCGTCAAttggagctctagatcaaaattTATGAAGTTTTGAAGGAGGAGGTGAATAGTGAAACCCTCTTCCCTCTTGTCACCGCCCCTCTCTCTCTTGTTTCTGAAAAATGAGGTCAA from Arachis duranensis cultivar V14167 chromosome 4, aradu.V14167.gnm2.J7QH, whole genome shotgun sequence encodes:
- the LOC107485805 gene encoding uncharacterized protein LOC107485805; this translates as MGFFLVQLKNTCETPQEGILVISDRHNGIKSALEDPVNGWLPPRAYRAYCIRHVAANFSLSFKGKDVRRMLVNAAYAKTEAEFCYWFDIMRTENPAMCDWANRMEYEKWTQHQDSGRRFGHMTTNISECVNSVLKGTRNLPVTSLVKSTYGRLAELFVLRGQTAEAQVGSGQEFCQALVKGIERNIRESRCFTVTLYDRHQSEYTVAETTPTGNFSLGSYRVSLKDHTCDCGYFQALHYPCCHAIACCAHSRLNWAAYVHEVYRMSEVFKVYSHGFVPPIPEGLWPPYAGPTIIPDPNMRRAREGRPKATRIRGAMDRSAENQPKRCGLCRQPGHTRRNCGQRRDIARGDN
- the LOC107485804 gene encoding uncharacterized protein LOC107485804, whose amino-acid sequence is MKIYIYSSENVAAEEIIITMSSEEDLSDLKSSILQKLGVFGSKFVKKIFYKIPIAVVSSGVMYDTFVLAADEDIRVLFHCVRSFPEVRIHELYAKLEVTLDSSGESAPVHSSTAAGGASCSVPAIRPSVPQVASPSFAADLVPTVAGRATDDERQGFGEPDQVENAMRDDDSDQEPVNIFGDSDDDIGANPHAQQGPSSFGIQHYPPHFSTLNLEPLGEHSAGIATVGGLSTEFQIGQSFQSKDEAVLSVKDYSIRRGVEYRVLESDHLKYHGKCKDFGKSCSWLIRISLRARKGTWEVRRYNGPHTCLATSISSDHRQLDYHVICARIFPLVSADAAVPIKVLQQATEADYGFKPSYRKVWKAKQKAVAQIYGDWEESYAELPRWMLEVELTMLGTVTVLQTSPVRVVDRLMSQQCTFIVCSGHFHLALRPSNIASRL